A genomic window from Desulfonatronovibrio magnus includes:
- a CDS encoding alpha/beta hydrolase — MKIIVSFISVLLFLYLVILGYMYLFQHRMIYIPFSQIESDPEQIGLSYQEVYLDSQGKEIHGWFIPAENERGVILFCHGNAGNISHRLQTISIFNSLNMSTFIFDYQGYGKSSGRPGEKATYQDALAAWTYLTETRNIQENRIFIFGRSLGGAVAAELGARKSPAGIVLESTFTSVPDLGSELFRFLPVRLLSRFKYNTLEKVESFSAPVKIIHSQDDEIIPFHHGRTLYKASPEPRYFTEISGGHNTGFMESIEEYTMALDEFFERYQPSAE, encoded by the coding sequence GTGAAAATTATTGTATCATTCATCAGCGTCCTGCTCTTCTTATATCTTGTCATACTGGGGTATATGTACCTGTTTCAACACAGGATGATATATATACCTTTTTCTCAAATTGAATCTGACCCGGAACAGATCGGCCTGAGTTATCAGGAAGTATACCTGGACTCCCAGGGGAAGGAGATCCATGGCTGGTTTATTCCGGCAGAGAATGAACGTGGCGTAATACTATTCTGTCATGGCAATGCAGGCAATATCTCTCATCGCCTGCAGACAATTTCCATATTTAACTCCCTGAATATGTCCACATTTATATTTGATTATCAGGGATATGGGAAAAGCAGCGGAAGGCCCGGGGAAAAAGCTACATACCAAGATGCTCTTGCTGCCTGGACATATCTGACCGAAACCCGAAACATCCAGGAGAACAGAATATTCATTTTCGGCCGCTCCCTTGGAGGTGCTGTTGCAGCCGAGCTTGGAGCACGCAAGTCTCCTGCAGGAATTGTTTTGGAGTCAACTTTTACCAGCGTTCCTGATCTTGGGTCTGAGCTTTTTAGATTTCTTCCAGTAAGACTTCTGTCGCGCTTCAAGTATAACACCTTAGAAAAAGTGGAAAGCTTTTCCGCTCCAGTTAAGATCATACACAGCCAGGATGACGAAATAATCCCTTTCCATCATGGGCGCACTCTTTACAAGGCTTCCCCGGAACCCAGATATTTTACTGAAATTTCAGGAGGGCACAATACAGGCTTTATGGAGAGTATTGAGGAATACACCATGGCTCTTGATGAATTTTTCGAAAGATATCAACCATCAGCAGAATGA
- a CDS encoding class I SAM-dependent methyltransferase, translated as MPESESSMVNSSRILVKLSKEEWILDRAGNLEDLWDQMTGDNPEDEDHIPYWTELWPAAMVLAEHINSMSGRIRGRRCLDIGCGLGLSSLIASRNFADITAMDIMWDALYFTGVNAHQNKTGRLNRVQMDWRHPGFRAKTFDFIWAADVLYEKRFCYPLIDLFRHCLKPHGVIWIADPRRNVSAEVWKLFQQNNFTITELKQESVSVNCNTALVTLMEISLN; from the coding sequence ATGCCTGAATCAGAAAGCAGCATGGTAAATTCTTCCAGAATCCTGGTAAAGTTATCTAAGGAAGAGTGGATCCTTGACAGGGCAGGCAATCTTGAAGATTTATGGGATCAGATGACCGGGGACAATCCAGAAGATGAGGATCATATTCCATACTGGACCGAGTTATGGCCCGCAGCAATGGTCCTGGCTGAGCACATCAATTCCATGTCCGGGCGGATCAGAGGCCGGCGCTGCCTTGATATTGGGTGTGGTCTTGGTTTAAGTTCTTTAATTGCAAGCCGCAACTTTGCTGATATTACTGCCATGGATATTATGTGGGATGCTCTTTATTTTACTGGAGTTAATGCACACCAGAACAAGACCGGCAGATTAAACAGGGTGCAGATGGACTGGAGGCATCCCGGATTCAGGGCTAAAACATTTGATTTTATATGGGCAGCAGATGTTTTGTATGAAAAGCGCTTCTGCTACCCATTGATAGACCTTTTCAGACATTGCCTCAAGCCCCATGGTGTGATCTGGATAGCTGATCCCCGCAGAAATGTTTCTGCAGAGGTCTGGAAGTTATTTCAACAGAATAATTTTACAATCACAGAACTTAAACAGGAAAGTGTGAGTGTTAATTGTAACACAGCTTTAGTAACCTTGATGGAAATATCATTGAATTGA
- a CDS encoding vitamin B12-dependent ribonucleotide reductase, which yields MKPSPLPADLKVPILNDNAKTVLNKRYLQKGGDGQPLEDYKAMFWRVASSIANEEQKYEQSSLNAEELARIFYDMMIEFKFLPNSPTLMNAGTELGQLAACFVLPVGDSMEEIFDAIKYAALIHKSGGGTGFSFSRLRAKASRVGSTGGIASGPISFLKIFNTATEQVKQGGTRRGANMGILRVDHPDIIDFIRAKERDGDLNNFNLSIGLTEVFMQAVENDDEYPLIAPHTGKEKDRIKARDVFSLLVHKAWESGDPGIIFLDRINRDNPTPEQGEIESTNPCGEQPLLPYEACNLGSINLDKFYAPESGDGVDWQGLKQTIHLSVRFLDNVIDASRYPLDRITEMVRKNRKIGLGVMGWADLLFQLEIPYNSHKALVLAEKIMEFVEKESKSASKILASERGPFPGYDDSVYARQNFGPYRNATTTTIAPTGTLSIIAGCSSGVEPVFALSFTRQVMDGERLVEVNPHLEAALKKSQDHSVGLMESIARKGSISKMDFLSRSLRDVFVTAMDISPEYHLKMQAAFQKYTDNAVSKTVNLPHEATIEDIWSIYWMAYEMGCKGVTVYRDGCKSSQVLCTGDGQKAKDSKEKTVSAGVKERPDIVYGFTQKVRTGLGELYLTVNEVDGKPFEVFATIGRSGRSITAKAEAIGRLVSLALRSGVDVRDVVKQIKGIGGEHPVFQKKGLLLSIPDAVGWVLENRYLQDKKMKGSDYKSLHKPVCPDCSGELVFQEGCFVCNSCGYTKCG from the coding sequence ATGAAGCCCAGCCCATTACCGGCAGACCTGAAGGTGCCGATATTAAACGATAATGCCAAGACAGTTTTAAATAAAAGATACCTGCAAAAAGGTGGGGATGGACAGCCTCTCGAGGATTATAAAGCCATGTTCTGGCGCGTTGCCTCCAGCATAGCCAACGAAGAACAGAAATATGAGCAGTCATCGTTAAATGCAGAAGAACTGGCAAGAATTTTTTATGACATGATGATTGAATTTAAATTTTTGCCTAATTCACCTACCCTGATGAATGCTGGAACAGAACTTGGTCAGCTTGCTGCCTGCTTTGTTTTGCCGGTAGGCGACTCCATGGAAGAAATTTTTGATGCCATCAAGTATGCTGCCTTGATACATAAATCCGGAGGAGGCACTGGTTTTTCTTTTTCAAGGCTCAGAGCCAAAGCCAGCCGAGTGGGCTCGACAGGGGGCATTGCATCAGGTCCTATTTCGTTTTTGAAAATTTTCAATACTGCCACAGAACAGGTCAAACAGGGTGGAACACGGCGTGGAGCCAATATGGGTATTCTGCGAGTGGATCATCCAGATATTATCGATTTTATCAGGGCTAAGGAGAGGGACGGTGATCTGAATAATTTTAATCTTTCCATCGGTCTTACAGAAGTTTTCATGCAGGCGGTGGAAAATGATGATGAATATCCTTTAATTGCTCCACATACTGGAAAGGAAAAAGACAGAATTAAGGCCAGGGATGTATTTTCTTTGCTGGTTCACAAGGCATGGGAAAGTGGAGATCCCGGGATTATATTTCTGGATCGTATCAATCGGGACAATCCCACTCCTGAGCAGGGTGAGATTGAAAGTACAAATCCATGTGGCGAGCAGCCATTGCTACCTTACGAAGCATGTAATCTTGGTTCCATCAATCTTGATAAATTTTATGCCCCTGAGTCTGGTGATGGAGTTGACTGGCAGGGACTTAAGCAAACAATTCATTTGAGTGTGCGTTTTCTGGATAACGTTATAGACGCTTCAAGATATCCGCTGGACAGAATTACTGAAATGGTCCGGAAAAATCGCAAGATCGGGCTGGGTGTTATGGGCTGGGCAGATCTTTTGTTTCAGCTTGAGATACCTTATAATAGTCATAAAGCATTAGTTCTGGCTGAAAAGATTATGGAGTTTGTTGAAAAGGAATCCAAATCCGCATCCAAGATTCTTGCTTCTGAGAGAGGACCTTTTCCTGGTTATGATGATTCGGTTTATGCCAGACAGAATTTTGGTCCTTATCGCAATGCTACCACCACAACCATTGCTCCTACAGGAACATTGTCCATCATTGCAGGGTGTTCGTCAGGCGTTGAACCTGTGTTTGCGTTGAGCTTCACCCGTCAGGTCATGGATGGAGAAAGGCTGGTGGAGGTGAATCCTCATCTTGAAGCAGCCCTGAAAAAATCTCAGGATCACAGCGTGGGGTTAATGGAGAGTATCGCCCGCAAGGGCAGCATCAGTAAAATGGACTTTTTGAGCCGGTCTCTTCGTGATGTGTTTGTAACAGCCATGGATATTTCTCCTGAGTATCACCTTAAGATGCAGGCAGCTTTTCAGAAATATACTGACAATGCAGTTTCCAAAACTGTCAATTTGCCCCATGAAGCCACGATTGAAGACATATGGAGTATTTACTGGATGGCCTATGAAATGGGCTGTAAGGGAGTGACAGTCTACAGAGACGGATGTAAAAGCTCACAGGTATTATGTACTGGTGACGGACAAAAAGCCAAGGATAGCAAGGAAAAGACTGTCAGTGCCGGAGTCAAAGAGCGCCCGGACATTGTCTACGGCTTTACCCAGAAGGTCAGGACTGGACTTGGCGAACTATACCTGACAGTAAATGAGGTGGATGGTAAGCCTTTTGAAGTATTTGCCACCATTGGCCGTTCAGGCAGGTCCATTACAGCCAAGGCAGAGGCCATTGGCAGGCTGGTTTCGCTGGCCCTTCGTTCCGGGGTTGATGTCCGGGATGTAGTGAAACAGATCAAGGGCATCGGCGGGGAACATCCTGTATTTCAAAAGAAAGGTTTGTTGTTATCTATTCCTGATGCCGTAGGCTGGGTTCTTGAGAACAGGTACCTTCAGGACAAGAAAATGAAAGGCAGTGACTATAAGAGCCTGCATAAACCGGTCTGTCCTGATTGTTCAGGTGAGCTGGTCTTTCAGGAGGGCTGTTTTGTATGCAATAGCTGCGGTTATACCAAATGTGGGTAA
- the ftsE gene encoding cell division ATP-binding protein FtsE, protein MINTRYLSHSFGRYWALKNISFVLNKGDFLFLTGPSGAGKTTLMRILHGSLPLQRGAASIAGFELKSLPKKKLHLLRRQVAIVFQDFKILPDRTVWENVALPLIVRGMVKNKVQKRVRAVLRGLRLDKKSWCLCRELSGGEQQRVAVARAVVVNPQVLLADEPTGNLDSKLSWQLMEVFRQFHVHGTTVVFATHNEDLIKSLNSAKTLCLKDGSIVDANWSLEDNNP, encoded by the coding sequence ATGATTAATACCAGGTATCTTTCACACTCTTTCGGGCGTTACTGGGCCCTCAAGAATATTTCCTTTGTTCTCAATAAGGGTGACTTTTTATTTCTTACAGGACCTTCCGGGGCCGGGAAGACTACACTTATGCGCATATTGCATGGCAGCCTGCCCCTTCAGCGAGGAGCAGCATCCATAGCCGGTTTTGAGCTTAAATCATTACCCAAGAAAAAGCTGCATCTTCTCAGACGGCAGGTGGCAATAGTGTTTCAGGATTTCAAAATTTTGCCTGATCGCACTGTCTGGGAAAATGTGGCCCTGCCTCTGATTGTCAGGGGAATGGTCAAAAATAAAGTCCAGAAAAGGGTAAGGGCGGTGTTGCGTGGTCTCAGGCTTGACAAAAAATCATGGTGCCTGTGCAGGGAACTTTCCGGAGGAGAACAGCAGCGCGTGGCTGTGGCCAGGGCTGTTGTAGTAAACCCCCAGGTACTTCTTGCTGATGAGCCCACGGGCAATCTTGATTCCAAGCTTTCCTGGCAGCTAATGGAAGTCTTCAGACAGTTTCATGTTCATGGCACTACTGTAGTGTTTGCCACTCACAACGAGGATCTGATCAAAAGTCTGAACAGCGCCAAGACACTATGCCTGAAAGATGGGAGTATTGTGGACGCCAACTGGTCGCTTGAAGATAATAACCCATGA
- a CDS encoding sensor histidine kinase, producing MAKQPGTRHKQKIIEGGMSMEIIKDVPMSPQDSIMLDMHSFYNVINIISGELQILEMLSGQDQCMQDCVGLCFKIKDGLTDSDKIVEYAQNIDEHLDFILKRVQELLSSHPHLQNEDDARESVENINSVLNILKVRAQEILARYKAPNKWEKHDLSQLKQNFLDVFEAIARNSKGRYGFVYNIAAWTPKDYFVAFQMESVDGDHIFMPPVFQDVMRDLIANARKYTDPGGKVLAGLLDDGQNLRFSVEDTGMGIPEEEVQRVVDFGFRASNTVERRTMGGGFGLTKAYCVTKQFNGRFWISSKEGQGTRVDIIMPRQA from the coding sequence ATGGCAAAACAGCCAGGTACCCGGCACAAGCAGAAAATCATTGAAGGAGGAATGAGCATGGAAATAATTAAGGATGTCCCCATGAGTCCCCAGGACAGTATTATGCTGGATATGCACAGTTTTTACAACGTAATCAATATTATTTCGGGAGAATTGCAGATACTTGAGATGTTATCAGGTCAGGATCAGTGCATGCAGGATTGTGTTGGTCTGTGCTTTAAAATAAAGGATGGTCTGACTGATTCTGACAAGATTGTTGAGTATGCCCAAAACATTGATGAACATCTTGATTTTATTTTGAAACGTGTCCAGGAACTGCTGAGTAGCCACCCTCATTTGCAAAATGAGGATGATGCCAGAGAGTCGGTAGAAAATATTAATTCTGTATTGAATATACTTAAAGTCAGAGCTCAGGAGATTCTTGCCAGGTACAAAGCCCCGAATAAGTGGGAAAAGCATGATTTGAGTCAGCTTAAACAGAATTTTCTGGATGTTTTCGAAGCAATAGCCAGAAACAGCAAGGGCAGATACGGTTTTGTATATAATATTGCGGCCTGGACTCCAAAGGACTATTTTGTAGCCTTTCAGATGGAAAGTGTAGACGGAGACCATATTTTCATGCCACCGGTTTTTCAGGATGTAATGCGCGATCTCATAGCCAATGCACGTAAATATACTGATCCCGGGGGAAAAGTTTTAGCCGGTCTGCTTGATGATGGTCAGAATCTGCGCTTTTCCGTTGAAGATACAGGTATGGGCATCCCGGAAGAAGAAGTTCAAAGGGTAGTGGACTTTGGGTTCAGGGCTTCCAACACTGTTGAGCGCAGAACCATGGGAGGCGGCTTTGGCCTGACCAAGGCTTATTGCGTAACAAAGCAGTTTAACGGAAGATTCTGGATATCTTCTAAGGAAGGTCAGGGCACAAGAGTGGATATTATTATGCCGAGACAGGCTTAG
- a CDS encoding osmoprotectant NAGGN system M42 family peptidase, with the protein MESKLSIDMHYMKKILGKLLNIPSPTGYTDKIVHFTCNELENLGISYELTRRGAIRADIKGHKSSPDRAVVAHLDTLGAMVTRLKSNGRLSITSIGTWSSRFAEGARVSIFTDFGARRGTILPLKSSGHAYDQEIDTQPVTWDQLEVRVDEDSLSVDDLVELGFNVGDWVSIDSPLEISPGGYVNARHLDNKAGVAVLLAAAHAVVEAEITLPIDCHLLFTISEEVGSGASGILHGDVAEMVSIDNAPLVEGRNRFEKGVTICIKDSSGPFDYHLTHLLIELCHRHKILHQRDVFRYYRCDAASAIEAGNDLRTALTCFGVDASHGYERTHLGSMESLAHLMTVYMQSPPVAERDRRYLGPINGFTEQSLKSAQKPEDQTCYIGSDEDKP; encoded by the coding sequence ATGGAAAGTAAACTGTCAATTGACATGCATTATATGAAAAAAATACTGGGTAAACTTTTGAATATTCCCAGTCCCACAGGTTACACTGATAAAATTGTTCATTTTACCTGTAATGAATTAGAGAATCTTGGCATCAGCTATGAGTTGACCAGGAGAGGAGCTATCAGGGCGGATATCAAAGGGCATAAATCATCTCCTGACCGGGCTGTGGTAGCTCATTTAGATACTTTGGGGGCCATGGTTACAAGGCTCAAGAGTAATGGACGTTTGTCCATAACATCCATTGGAACCTGGTCCAGCCGGTTTGCTGAGGGTGCAAGAGTCAGTATTTTTACCGATTTTGGTGCCCGTAGAGGGACTATTTTGCCTCTTAAGTCATCAGGACATGCTTATGACCAGGAAATTGACACTCAGCCTGTCACCTGGGATCAATTAGAGGTCAGAGTGGACGAAGACTCTTTGAGTGTTGATGATCTTGTGGAACTTGGTTTTAACGTGGGGGACTGGGTATCCATTGACTCACCTTTAGAGATCAGCCCAGGTGGTTATGTCAATGCCAGGCATCTCGACAATAAGGCCGGGGTGGCTGTGCTGCTTGCTGCAGCGCATGCAGTTGTTGAAGCTGAGATCACTCTGCCCATAGACTGCCATCTGCTTTTTACCATTTCTGAAGAGGTTGGTTCAGGTGCTTCCGGTATTTTGCATGGTGATGTGGCGGAAATGGTCAGTATTGATAATGCCCCTCTTGTAGAAGGCCGTAACAGATTTGAGAAAGGCGTAACAATATGTATCAAAGACTCCAGTGGACCTTTTGACTATCACTTGACACACCTGCTCATTGAACTTTGTCATAGGCACAAGATTCTTCATCAAAGGGATGTATTCCGTTACTATAGATGCGATGCCGCTTCAGCCATTGAAGCAGGCAATGATCTGAGAACTGCGCTGACCTGCTTTGGTGTAGATGCATCTCATGGTTACGAGAGGACTCATCTTGGGTCCATGGAATCTCTGGCACATCTAATGACGGTCTACATGCAGAGTCCGCCTGTGGCAGAACGAGACCGCAGGTACCTTGGTCCCATTAACGGTTTTACAGAGCAGTCTTTAAAATCAGCACAAAAACCTGAAGACCAGACTTGCTATATCGGCTCTGATGAGGACAAGCCATAG
- the folE2 gene encoding GTP cyclohydrolase FolE2, translating to MEDIQNGPSEVPLSIDRVGVKNLQIPLLIQDRSKGSQHTVAQVDLCVDLPARFKGTHMSRFLEVLSAWSKVLDYDSFKELLESVRHRLEAERAVVRFDFPYFYVRTAPMSRNEFVMDFNSFLCGELEDKEVRMTLGVEVPVMTVCPCSLAISKMGAHSQRANVRIKCGFKGLLWLEELIDIASESGSSPVYPLLKREDEKYVTDAAFARPSFVEDVVRRAARSLDRHHLIRWYEVDVESFESIHNHSAYARIDSKVPHPGGRD from the coding sequence ATGGAAGACATCCAGAATGGTCCGTCGGAAGTACCTCTGTCCATTGACAGGGTAGGGGTTAAGAATCTGCAGATTCCCCTTCTGATTCAGGATCGTTCCAAGGGCAGTCAACATACAGTGGCCCAGGTCGATTTGTGCGTTGATCTTCCAGCCCGTTTTAAAGGCACACACATGAGCAGGTTTCTTGAGGTATTGAGTGCCTGGTCCAAAGTGCTGGACTATGACAGCTTCAAGGAACTCCTGGAAAGTGTCAGGCACAGACTTGAAGCAGAACGGGCGGTTGTCAGATTCGATTTTCCCTATTTTTATGTGCGCACTGCACCAATGAGCAGAAATGAGTTTGTCATGGACTTTAATTCATTTTTGTGCGGTGAACTGGAAGATAAAGAAGTGCGCATGACTCTCGGGGTGGAAGTACCTGTAATGACTGTGTGCCCCTGTTCTCTTGCCATCAGCAAAATGGGAGCTCACAGCCAGAGAGCAAATGTCCGGATTAAATGCGGATTTAAAGGATTACTCTGGCTTGAAGAACTGATTGATATTGCTTCTGAATCAGGCTCATCACCTGTCTATCCTCTGTTGAAGCGTGAAGACGAAAAGTATGTAACTGATGCAGCCTTTGCCAGGCCGTCATTTGTTGAAGATGTGGTGCGGCGTGCTGCGAGAAGTCTGGACCGACATCATTTAATCAGATGGTATGAGGTTGATGTGGAAAGTTTTGAGTCCATTCATAATCATAGCGCATATGCTCGGATAGATTCTAAAGTGCCACACCCGGGTGGCCGGGACTGA
- the nikR gene encoding nickel-responsive transcriptional regulator NikR yields the protein MGKTIRFGVSLDLDLLTKFDDLCEERSYQTRSEAIRDLIRGALVQKEWQDDSLETVGVLSLVYDHHQSDLSQKLTEIQHEALDEIVTSLHIHLDHHNCLEVLILRGTGKNIKETAQRLISTKGVKHGKLNLTTTGKDIV from the coding sequence ATGGGCAAGACGATTCGTTTTGGTGTTTCCTTGGATCTTGATCTGCTGACAAAGTTTGACGATCTTTGCGAGGAACGCAGTTACCAGACAAGGTCTGAGGCTATCCGGGATCTGATTCGCGGTGCCTTGGTGCAGAAAGAATGGCAGGATGATTCTCTGGAGACCGTGGGAGTACTGTCTCTGGTTTATGACCATCACCAGAGTGATCTGTCTCAAAAGTTGACAGAGATACAACACGAAGCTCTGGACGAAATAGTCACATCATTACATATACATCTGGATCACCATAACTGCCTTGAGGTGTTAATTCTGCGTGGAACCGGAAAAAACATAAAAGAGACTGCACAAAGACTCATTTCAACAAAGGGGGTCAAACATGGCAAGCTGAATTTGACCACCACCGGAAAGGATATTGTCTGA
- a CDS encoding pyridoxine 5'-phosphate synthase, protein MPVLVVNVDHIATIRQARMGNEPDPVTAAHLAEMAGARGIIVHLREDRRHIQDRDVELLRSTIKTNLHFEMAATREMQEIALKTMPYMICLVPEKRQELTTEGGLECTGRESFLSDYLAPFHEKNIRSSLFIDADLHQIDAAAKAGTEYIEIHTGRYCDAGNHLEQRKELDRIIAGITHARKIGLKVNLGHGLNYQNIFGFQHVPGIHEYSIGHSIISRAVLTGMSEAVGRMADIISGFNNT, encoded by the coding sequence ATGCCGGTATTGGTAGTCAATGTTGATCATATAGCCACCATTAGACAGGCCAGAATGGGCAACGAACCTGACCCTGTGACTGCAGCCCACCTGGCGGAAATGGCCGGCGCAAGAGGGATAATTGTTCATCTGCGTGAAGACCGTAGACATATTCAGGACAGAGATGTAGAACTTTTGCGGTCCACCATCAAAACCAACCTTCACTTTGAAATGGCCGCGACTCGGGAAATGCAGGAAATAGCGCTTAAGACCATGCCGTACATGATATGTCTTGTCCCGGAAAAACGCCAGGAACTGACCACTGAAGGCGGACTGGAGTGCACTGGTCGTGAGAGCTTTTTGTCTGATTATCTTGCGCCCTTTCATGAAAAAAATATTCGCAGCAGCCTGTTTATTGATGCTGATCTTCATCAGATAGATGCTGCAGCAAAAGCAGGAACAGAATATATTGAAATCCACACAGGGCGATACTGCGATGCCGGAAATCACTTAGAGCAGCGCAAAGAACTGGACAGAATAATTGCAGGTATCACCCATGCCCGAAAAATTGGGCTCAAAGTCAACTTAGGACATGGGCTCAATTACCAGAACATTTTTGGATTTCAGCATGTACCTGGCATACATGAATACTCTATTGGTCACAGCATTATTTCCCGCGCTGTTCTTACAGGCATGTCCGAAGCAGTAGGAAGAATGGCGGACATTATCTCCGGGTTTAATAACACATAA
- a CDS encoding cell division protein FtsX: MRIFFHLFIQGLLNLGRNKWAQIFTLSAVTFVSFLAGLFLLLLYNFNVIVTTTQDKIEYQVYWEHGYPMEEVEEQWALIAEWDIDSVETFTPEQALQLLVDSMGSDFDPGHLSKSNPLPSTALIEFSLASSDSDNRARSIYNDLQQLPGIDRISYNPLQMDMARNWLNIVSRIFVPLIGLMFVITGLVVANTLKLNQINRKEEVEILSLIGASSGYIRLPLIITGAVQGMCGGILSVLLLKGGHLLVKDILYFAPLWVRIDFLPVSYVFGLVGALTMVGIISSLPAGRDHA, encoded by the coding sequence ATGAGAATATTTTTTCACCTTTTTATTCAGGGCCTGCTCAATCTGGGACGTAACAAATGGGCTCAGATTTTTACCCTGAGTGCGGTCACATTTGTGTCTTTTCTGGCAGGACTGTTTCTGCTTCTTCTTTATAATTTCAATGTCATAGTGACTACCACTCAAGACAAGATAGAATATCAGGTCTACTGGGAACATGGCTATCCCATGGAGGAAGTAGAAGAGCAGTGGGCACTCATTGCTGAATGGGATATAGACTCCGTGGAAACCTTTACTCCAGAACAGGCTTTGCAGCTTCTCGTGGATTCCATGGGGAGTGATTTTGATCCCGGTCATCTGAGTAAGTCCAACCCTCTCCCGTCAACAGCCTTGATCGAGTTTTCTCTTGCATCATCCGATTCTGATAATCGGGCCAGGTCAATTTATAATGATCTCCAGCAATTGCCAGGCATTGACAGAATCAGCTATAATCCTCTGCAGATGGATATGGCCAGAAACTGGCTGAATATTGTCTCCAGAATTTTTGTTCCCCTGATCGGTCTGATGTTTGTCATTACCGGGCTTGTGGTGGCCAATACCTTAAAGCTCAATCAGATCAACAGAAAGGAAGAAGTGGAAATTCTTTCTCTGATTGGAGCAAGCTCAGGATATATCAGGCTGCCCTTGATTATTACCGGTGCTGTTCAGGGTATGTGCGGAGGAATATTGTCGGTTTTGCTGCTCAAAGGCGGTCATTTGCTGGTTAAGGATATATTATATTTTGCCCCTTTGTGGGTCAGGATAGATTTTTTGCCGGTAAGTTATGTTTTCGGCCTCGTGGGCGCACTAACCATGGTAGGAATTATCAGCAGCCTGCCTGCGGGCAGGGATCATGCCTGA